ataaatgtacatttttaaacatcTGATATTTTTCCTGGAGAAAGTGACTAAATATGATCCAGCATGCAGATTTGCCATGTATATTTGATTGTCTATTGAAagcaatttatttataaaaatgaatcatACTCTTATAACTACTTATTTATAGTTATGTGGCTTTGTGTACAATATTATATGTAACActggaataaataaatagctcTGTAAAATGTTACTTGCTTACATCTCATTTTGCAAAGATTGTAAAATATTCCAAATTATAAATATCAACATGTTGTTGAATACTTTTACATTTCAGAGTACTGCTGgcattttcttcttcatgtttttaAGTACTCTGTAATCGTAAGTATGATATGGACACTTAAAATGTCAACTGAGTTATCAAAAATCCTGCCAGGCATCCATACGTATATACTTACACTGGTAATTTAAATAATTGTGAGCTTTAGTCTGTAAAAATCTCAATGAAGAACGTATACATAAGcaaagatgtaaaaataaaaacactaataTACTCCCAAAAAGATAATCTCAATGAAGAACGTAAACATAAGcaaagatgtaaaaataaaaaccctaatATACTCCCAAAGAgatattaaacaaaatgaaatatttattgtatgtatACACAAAGCAAGCAGCATAAGTATGTTCCACCACCAGGATGAAGCAGAACCTGGAATCCTGCATTCTCTGGATTATAGTTTTGCCAGGATAGGAATCAACCTAACTTTTTCGAAGATCCACGTTTGTGAAGTACTTGCACTTTCAAAAGCAAAACGTTATTTTTTGCTGAATGCCTGATGTACTTTTTTCAACTTTTGCAGTGGGAAGAAATTAGTGGTTTGGATGAGAACTATACCCCGATACGAACATACCAGGTGTGCCAAGTCATGGAGCCCAACCAAAACAACTGGCTGCGGACTAACTGGATTTCTAAAGGCAATGCACAAAGGATTTTTGTAGAATTGAAATTCACCCTGAGGGATTGTAACAGTCTTCCTGGAGTACTGGGAACTTGCAAGGAAACATTTAATTTGTACTATTATGAAACAGACTATGACACTGGCAGGAATATAAGAGAAAATCTCTATGTAAAAATAGACACCATTGCTGCAGATGAAAGTTTTACCCAAGGTGACCTTGGTGAAAGAAAGATGAAGCTTAACACTGAGGTGAGAGAGATTGGACCTTTGTCCAAAAAGGGATTCTATCTTGCCTTTCAGGATGTAGGGGCTTGCATAGCTTTGGTTTCtgtcaaagtatactacaagaaGTGCTGGTCCATTATTGAGAACTTAGCTATCTTTCCAGATACAGTGACTGGTTCAGAATTTTCCTCTTTAGTCGAGGTTCGAGGGACATGTGTCAGCAGTGCAGAGGAAGAGGCGGAAAACTCCCCCAGGATGCACTGCAGTGCAGAAGGAGAATGGTTAGTGCCCATTGGAAAATGTATCTGCAAGGCGGGCTACCAGCAAAAAGGGGACACTTGTGAACGTAAGTAATATGTCCTTTTAAAACTCTACTGTGTCTTTTTATAAACATTAATAGTTACTGGAATAAGTGAATCTGCTCTGTACCAGAAGCGCTATTCTACTGATCTTAAACAAAGTCACCGTTGAACTCAGTGATTGCCCTACGGTAGCATCTGCACTAAGTGTATATAATCAATATGGGTGATAAAGATATTTGTTACTAAAATGTAATGTGTCCTATACTTAATATGGAAGTCAATAGTTGCATTTTGGGCTATGGAGTTTAGAGAGGAGTCTGGGTAGTTGAATTTGTAGCCTGGCAAGACTGAGGTGACATTTAACAGGATTTAATGAGATGCCATTCCTCCTGTTTTTAAACCCATATTGTTTGGGCCCTTGAGTAGCAGTAAATAGGAGGTTAAGAAGGTTGTGAATAAGAGCTCTAGTGACAGGCAGGACATAAACGAATACATTTATaaacttttagatttatcttATGTAAATACTGTAACTTTGATACAAAATTGTTCAAATATCACTTGCTAAATCTCTGTGGTTACTTCTGCGAAaggtgtgatttttatttttggactaaatacaaaaatgaccACATTTTTGTGGAAGTGGGCCAAAGTAAAGTTTTAGTTATTATAGTACATCAATTGCATGTTTTGAAACAATCACGTATGAATTAGtaaacctttttctttgttttataaaaccattttttttttctctttcctagcATTATGtggctaaatattttaaaatatgtcatgtGGGCCTTCAAGATTGATAGATATTGTTTCTAGGttccatgaaaataaattataaagttaCATTACTAGTGTCTCTTTTTAACTTATGACATATAAAACAtagtacattaaaaataacacttatatctatatatatatatattttacgcCAAAGCCAGAAGCACAGGCTTTATACTTGCAATTCTTAGTTGAGCTAAAGGGGACCACtgataataatagctattataaCTAACTTTTATTGATAACTTAGTATGTGCAGACATTCCTCCATTTCCTTTATATATGCAAGCTTATTTAAAAAGGTGGGTATcattatcatttctattttatacaataaaaaaagaggatATCAAGATATCTAGTTACATTAGTAATATTTGTCTAAGCTTACCTTCAAACTTGGGACATTCTGACTttagagcctgggcaacaatattGCCCTAGTTTCAATCACAAAGCAAGGAGAATCCTAGGAAATAGGATTCATGGCTCATAGTGTTTAGGTGCCTCATATACGTATGTAAATTGGATTACTTCCCCATAAAATTCTCATTCtagtagaatatttttaaaattaaataatgttttaaaaatatttagacctGTGCTATACGGTTCTGTACCCAGCAGCCACATGTGGCTCTTAAGGTTTTGAAAAGTGACTATtctaaattgagatgtgctgtaagaaTAAGTTTCACACTGGATTTCAAAGCcgtcctgcaaaaaaaaaaaaaaaaaaaaaaagtaacatatgtctttaaccatttttaagagttgattacatgttgaaataatcatattttagaTAAACAGGGCTAGaggataatattaaaattaatttcagctgtttcttttactcttttttagtgtggctagaaatattaaaattgcaTTTGTGGCTCACTTTATATTTGTGCTGGATATACTTTTCAAATGGAGTAACTGagcaaatatctttttctgtcctATTCAAAGAGTTAAATACTTCATGTGGCTGACTGCTAAGCATGTAAAGTGCCTATGGCTCTGCACTCAATTATCATCTACACCAGAGGTGACATTGTGAAGTGAACTCTGAGCAAAACAAATGGAGATGATACAGGTTCAGGTCCCATAGGCCAGTTTAGCAGTCTCCTTTTATGTCCCTGAAGGAGTCAAGCCTGTCTCCCATtgtcccctttccctttccctcactGGCAGTATTTCTAATTGAGTAGAAAATCTTGCAGTTTCCGTATATGTGGAAATCAGAAACTGATGAAGATTTATCCCTGCTTGTAAGCAAAATGCTATTCCACTGGGTAAGTATAGAAATATTCTCAGTGATGAACTGATCAGTTCAACGAAAGGCAGTGTTCCTATTGACAAGAGGTTAACAGTTACTCGAAAGTGATGGTGGATTCAGCAGTAACTGTTACAAAAAATTTTAGGAACATTATTGCACTTTAGCTGTGAAAGCAGCAGTTTCAATATTATGCAGATCTTGATTGATATGACAAAGGAACTTAAAACTTTTACAcaattaaaatgggaaaaataacaaaGCAGAAATACGTATAAAGGTACACAGTTAAATTTATACGAGAAAAGATAGGAAATAACATTAAAGGCCCTGTGTTTTAAAGGTTTTAAAGAAGATTACAGGTTTTTGTGGCTGTTGTTTCACTTTTTGCaatttaactcatttatttgttAAGAAAATGTGCTTTCCACATTTATTCGTAAGAAAATGTGAACAGGAGCTGCTCGAGTTTTATGCTTCTAATTATAGAATTTAGTAAGAAAAGCAGTCTTAAACCACAGTAAGTAGATATATTTATCATGAAAAATAAACCTcaatttatttcaaatgaaaaaaatcatctcATTAAACATGGTACTATAAAATTACTTACATTTGTCAAATTTAATTGGAAGAATTGAAACATATTACTATCAAAATTATTGTTACCTGTAAACTATaccaaggtttttaaaaataaaataaaattactccaCTATCATCTTCATTAATTCTGCCTCTGAATACTTGAAATTAGTTGTTAATATTGTAGTAacagttcattaaaaaataaaaaaaaacatggtTAAAGGAGGCAAGATGCCGCCTTATGGTTTAACCAAAAGAATATGTGTGCGTTGTTATAAGTCAAGTAAATTGCTTATGACAtaactttcttaatttttagcCTTGGTAATGTTGACAAAGGAATTAAATACCTTCTACTTAACCATAGAACTATGTTCATTTGCAAAAACACTTCCCTCCTTGGCGTAATTCCAATGCATTGCTGCAAGAGTACTTGCCTCTGGAATCACTCCAGGCTTGCCTTTATAGTATTCTTCCTGTTTCCTTTCAATAATCCTGTAAAGAGTTTCAAAACAAATTTCAGTCCCATATTGAGGAAAACTAATGTGTTTGGGAGAGGATGCTAGTGAGTCCCTAGCCAAATGAGAGTGGTTAGCCACTTAAAGGCAAGTTTATCTGGGCACATTTTGAAGTAGCGGCCTATTGTGATGTTTGCTAGAAGACAATATGAAATATGAATTACTATAAAAAACTGATTGTTGGTTCGAACAGTTGATGTAGGAGCTTCTCTTCATGACTGAAAAAATAGCtcaattttgaaaatcaaatgcTTCTCAAGTCTACTAATATGTGGAGAACTTCTGTCCAATTCTTAAACATAGTATTTTTATGAGGACATCTCTTTATATTGATTTAagaatttataatttcatttagtatacttttattgtcattttttaagTTTACAAGTTACATAACAACTTTGCAAACTAGTCAATATATTTTCTTAGATTAAAAGTTACAGTTATTTTACAAATTGAGAGATCCTGTTATATTTTacacatgtaaatattttaggaagactaataaaataaatctactgaaatatattttaatttttgtaacttttgtacaattttattccatttacaaaatagaaTAGTGCTTGTCAAAGTGTGGATCTGGATATTATAACTTGGATTTGCATAGGGAGTTTGCAGTTTATACTGAACAGTCACATTCAGtttctcatttaaacctcaccaCATCACTAAGATGTggaaagtattattatttttctctctctttcaacgtatggagaaactgaagctcagagatatTAATAAGTAACAAAATTGGGTAAGAATTCAAAAATTCTGTTTACCAATTCAAGTCTTTTTTCCCCACACCACTACGTCCCTAAAATTTGTTCTGGACTTTATCCAGTAGATTTTAGTTatgaaaaaactaataaaactttattctatGTAGGGTGACCATATGCCCAATATGCCTGggataattgttttttaaattaacactgcttctttttgctttgaaaaatgttttttctgaTTTGGATGATAATCCTACTTGCAAAAAATTCTTCTCATTTGGAAGTAAAAAATTCAAAGACATAAGATTTACATGCACATATATCAGAATATAGAAATGTGATTTACTTGCATTACTTATATtgcttaatttaaattttttgaaagcaaataagtaaaatttttctttctcatgattTCATGTAAAGGGGAATTCAAGTAatcatacatttataatttttataagaaattttacTGGTAGCAGCTTTTTAATAGTTTCTATTGTTAAGAggtctattattattttaataatatataatttatgaacatatgtataatttaataaatgaaacaatacatTCAATTTTATAGCATTAACAATATTTAAACTCTGTTTCTTGATCAACTTTTTTGAAAACTACTTTATTTTTGCAGACAAGTAGCATGCAATTTGTACCATGAAATATTCATAACAATTGAGTctttatatagtatttataatcgtgtgtgtgtgtgtgtgtgtgtgtgtatatatatacacacacacagaaatgtagGAAACACCAGTGGGTTAATAGCTCAGATGCTAGAGTCAGTTTCAAAATGCTGCTTTCACAAATACTAGGTGCATAAAGTAGGACAATCTCTCTAAACCTTAATTTCCTTAAgtataaaatggggctaataaaaATAGTACCTCCCTCATAGGGTTCTTTTCAGAATTGAATGAAGTAATGTATGTACAAACCCTAAAAATAGTATGTGGGACATAGCAAATAATCAATGAATGCTTCTTATCAATAATACAATAAGGAATTTGCTAAGTAAAGAAACCTCATGGTGATGAACAAATGAACATATATCTCACAGGCCACAAATAGTTAAATATCCTTTAATCAAGTAATTTCACAcctgttaatttatctaagaaggcatttcattaaaaaaaaaatcttttatgtaATCCTTTttttccactaacagtgtatgtaattttaattattgaaaataacccaaatgtccaaagTTAAGGCATATCACCTTGATTGAACTTAGTCTATAAAATATCAATGATGCTATAAAGGAATTTTGAATTTGTATTAataattttgaatgaaaaaacaaaaatttgtataaaatgaTGTTTAGAATTATGCAAAATATACATAGGAAAAAGAATAGATGATAGGCTAACAATGAATGTATCCATGCAGTGGGATTGTGGGTgatgttttgttctgtttataaTTCAAAACATCTTGaacattaacttttatttttatacactatAATTTTAAGTTCTAAGTAACCAGGTAGCTTATATAAAGACAACTTGAATTATATCTTCAAAATATGGGTTTTTACATTAAGTTGGTTTCTGTGTAACAGGGCTCAGGTACTATAGGAGTAAGTGGCAAGTATggtttaaattatataaaaggtAGAAGATATTAAtagaaggcattcaataaatacagCTCATAGATTTTGTTCGTTTTTAGTTGTTAATAGATACCGAGTCCTATTTTAAGTACTTGCATGTATTAAGTAATTTAACCTTAAAGGGAGGTGTTACTAATTTAGTCTGATAGAATGAGACTATTATTACCcagtttaaaagagaaaaaatactctTACTGTAAaaagtatctctctctctctaaacatgtatatatgagatatgtatacatatatacatatatatggttatatatcttatataagtttttatgtatataaattcatgaataaaaacaatgtaaggaaactgaagcatagtGATGGTGGGTTAAGTACTTATAATCACAGAGTGGTAAATTGCTGTTTAATCAAGCTAGTCCAGCTTCAGAATCC
This genomic stretch from Chlorocebus sabaeus isolate Y175 chromosome 13, mChlSab1.0.hap1, whole genome shotgun sequence harbors:
- the EPHA7 gene encoding ephrin type-A receptor 7 isoform X13, which encodes MVFQTRYPSWIILCYIWLLRFAHTGEAQAAKEVLLLDSKAQQTELEWISSPPNGWEEISGLDENYTPIRTYQVCQVMEPNQNNWLRTNWISKGNAQRIFVELKFTLRDCNSLPGVLGTCKETFNLYYYETDYDTGRNIRENLYVKIDTIAADESFTQGDLGERKMKLNTEVREIGPLSKKGFYLAFQDVGACIALVSVKVYYKKCWSIIENLAIFPDTVTGSEFSSLVEVRGTCVSSAEEEAENSPRMHCSAEGEWLVPIGKCICKAGYQQKGDTCERK